From Xanthomonas sp. 10-10:
CGGTTGCCAGCGGCTGTCGTCGAAGTGCGGCTGCACATATGCCACGGTATGGCCCGGATTGCCGGGCGGGCGTCGATGCCGTTGCGCCGGGTCGGCAATGAACGCATTGGCGGTTGGCAGAATCCACGGCTTGAGCACGTCCTTGGCCGATGGATGCAGCTGCTGCGCCTGCTCCGGGCGTGCATCAGCCACCTTGCCGTCTTCACTGCGCAGCACCTGCGGACGCGCATCGTAATCGAGCATCACCGTATTTCCCGGTGGGTCGCCACGCTGAAAGCGCCATTGCGCGTCGAGCGACACACGCTCGCGTGGCGCATCGGTTTGTGCGGTGGCGTGCAGCGGAGCCAGTGCAACGCCGGCGCAGGTCATGCCGGCGCAGATCAGGCGTAAGGCGTTGCGCCACACCTCAGCGCGTGGGAAGCGTGCCTGGGTCATACGCTGGGCCTCTGCGCTTGCGTACGGGGTGACCTTGCACGCCGATGCGGCGTCGTACCGGCATCGCACACGCAGCGCAACCACTGCATCACAGCTTGTAGGCCTGCTTGGGCAGCCGATACGCAAGGTCCATCGCCACCTCCACCGCTTCGTCTTCCTCCAGCCGGTGCTCGGCGACCAGCTTGGCCAGGAACGCGCTGTCCACGCGCCGCGCCACATCGTGGCGGGCCGGGATCGACAGGAAGGCACGCGTATCGTCGTTGAAGCCCACCGTGTTGTAGAAGCCGGCACTGGCAAGGGTCTGCTCGCGGAACCGCCACATGCCCTCCGGTGCGTCATGGAACCACCACGCCGGGCCCAGCAGCAGCGATGGGTAATGGCCGGCCAATGGCGCCAGTTCGCGGCTGTAGCTGGTTTCGTCCAGGGTGAAGACGATCAGGCGCAGGCGCGGGTCGTTGCCGTGGCGATCCAGCAAGGGTTTGAGCGCATGCACGTAGTCGGTGCGCATCGGAATATCGGCTCCCTTGTCGCGCCCGTAGCGTGCGAATAGCGACCGGTTGTGGTTGCGAAAGCAACCCGGATGCAGCTGCATCACCAGGCCATCGTCCAGGCTCATCGCCGCCATTTCGGTCAGCACCTGCGCGCGGAACAGCTCGGCCTGTTCCGGCGTTGCAGTACCACGCACCACAGTCTCGAACAGGCGCTGCGCCTGACCCGGCGACAGGTCGGCGGTGGCGGCGCTGGGATGCCCGTGATCGGTAGAGGTTGCGCCGTGCGCGGCAAAGAATGCGCGGCGTTGTCGATGCGCGCGTAGATAGCCTTGCCAGCTCAACACGTCTTCTCCGGTGAGCGCGCCAAACTGCTGCAGCGCACCTGCAAACTGCTCATGCTCCGGATCCACCACCGGGTCCGGGCGGTAGGCAGTCACCACGCGGCCGGCCCAGCCGCTGTCGCGAATGGCCGCGTGATGCTGCAGCGTGTCCAGCGGCGATTCGGTGGTGGCGATCACCTCGATATTGAAACGCTCGAACAGCGCGCGCGGGCGAAAGCCAGGCGTCTGCAGCGCTGCCGTGATGTGGTCGTAGTAGTGATCGGCGGTGCCGGCATCCAGGCGGATGCGTAGATCGAAGACGGTGTGGAAGACATGATTGAGCCACACCGCCGAAGGCGTGCCCCGTAGCAAGGTGAAGTGCGCGGCAAACACGCGCCACGCCGCGCGCGGGTCCACCGGTGCGCGCGTGCCGTCGGCACGCGGAATGCCCAGCGCATCCAGGTCGATCCCCTGGCTGTAAAGCATGCGGAACACGTAGTGATCGGGCACCAGCAACAGCTCGGTGGCATTGGCGAACGCGGCATCGGTCGCAAACCAGGCCGGGTCGGTGTGGCCGTGCGGGCTGATGATGGGCAGCGTGGCGATCTGCGCATACACCCGGCGCGCGATCGCCCGCGTGCCGGGGTCGGCCGGCAACAGGCGGTCGTCGTGCAAGGTCAACGGCAAGGAGGTAGACATGGGGTCGGGGTACCAGACAAAACGGGGTGGGTCGTGCAGCGCCTGCGTCAGGGCGCAGGCGTGCCGGGATGGGCGGCAACGTAATCACGCAACCAGGTCAGCGCCGGGCGCTCGCTGCCGTCGCCACGCACCAGATAGGCCGCTTCCTTGTCGCGCCACAGGCCGGGGCGGAATCCCCACAGCGTGATGCCGCGCACCGCGGGGTGCTCCCAGAAAATCGGGAACACGCGCTGGTAATCGGCCAGCTGCTGCGCATCGCTTGGACCATCGAGGTCGAATTCGGTGATGTAGATCGGCAAGCCGGTGGCGGCCAGCGCATCCAGATTGGTGCGATGCACCGACATCGCCACATTCGATGTGGTCTCGAACGCATGCTCCTGGATCCCGATCGCATCGATCAGCCGCTCGCGCTGCAGCAACCGCACGATCTGCAGATACTTCTGCGTGGCCTGCGCGTTGTTGGTGATGCTGTAGTCGTTGATCATCAGCCTGGTATGCGGAAAGTGCTGGCGCGCCAGCCGAAACGACTGCAGTACCCACTCCCAGCCGCTGGCGCCGTCGCCGCCGAGCGCCTGCAGATAATTGCCGCCACCGGTGTCGTCCTTGCTGGGCGGGTCGTTGAGCGGTTCGTTGACCACTTCCAGCAGGTCGATGTCCGGGTAACGCTGCGCCACCGCAGCAAACCACTGCTCGATCTCGCGGCGCTGCTCGGCCGGCCGCAGCGACTTGATCCATTCCGGCTGCTGGTTGCCCCACACCATCACATGCATCTGGAACGGCATGCCGTTGGCCTTGGCGAACCGGTAGGCGGTATCCAGCGTGCGCCAGTCCATCTGGTCCCGCACCGCTTCCACCGTGCCCCACTTGCCGCCATTTTCCGGGGTGAGCTTGTTCCAGTACTGCGCAAAACCCTGCGCCTGTTGCGGGCTGTAGGCGCTGCCCAGAAACTTGGCCGCGCCCGCGGCCAAGGGCGCGGCCTGCGCAACCGATGCCATGCTTGCCGCCAGCAACAGTCCGATTCTCGCGATGTGCAGGTACATGGTGATTCCTCAGGAAGATGGAGGCGTTACGGTGGCCGCAGGCAGCTGCGCCGGCTGCAGCTGCGGCACCAGCGCATGCACGACGGCCAATGCCAGCAGATAGGCCGAGCCGGCCATCAGAAACACCGGCACGTAGCTGCCGGTCGCCTGCAGTAAAAACCCGATGAAGGTGGCAATCAACATGCCGCCCACCGCGCCGGCAAATCCGCCGATACCCACCACGGTGGCCACCGCATGGCGTGGAAACATGTCCGACGGCAGCGTAAACAGATTGGCCGACCAGCCCTGGTGCGCGGCGGTGGCCAAGCCGATCAGGCCCACCGCCAGCCAAAGATTATCGGCGCGTGCGGCGAACACGATCGGTACCACCGACACGGCGCAGAGCAGCATCGCGGTCTTGCGCGCGCGGTTGACGCTCCAGCCGCGCGCGATGAACCGCCCCGCCATCCAGCCACCGGCGATGCTGCCGATATCGGCCAGCACGAAGATCACGATCAGTGGCGCACCCAGCTGCAGCAGGCTCAAGCCGTACTCGGCGTGCAGGAACTTGGGCAGCCAGAACAGGAAGAACCACCAGATCGGGTCGGTGATGAACTTGCCCAGCACGAAGGCCCAGGCCTGGCGGTGCCGCAGCACCTGCAACCATGACAGCCGCGTTTGCACCGGTTCGTGCGCATCGCTGCGGATATGCGCAAGCTCTGCCGCCGACAGGCCGGGCTGCTGCTCCGGCGGGTGATAACTGCACCACCACACCAGCAGCCAGGTGGCGCTCAATACACCGGTGAACAGGAACGCTGCCTGCCAGCCCCAGGCGGTGGCGATCACCGGCACCAGCAGCGGCGCGACGATGGCACCGATGTTGGAGCCGGAATTGAAGATGCCGGTGGCCAGTGCGCGCTCGCGACGCGGGAACCACTCCGCCACCGTCTTGAGCGCGGCGGGGAAGTTGCCGGACTCGCCCAGCCCCAGGAAGAACCGCGCAATCGCAAAGCCCACCACGCTGGTGGCCAACGCATGCCCCATCGCCGCCAGGCTCCAGATGCCGATCGCCAACGCGTAGCCGACGCGCGTGCCGAAGCGGTCGATCACCGCACCGCTGCACAACAACCCCAGCGCGTAGGCGGCCTGGAAGGCGGTGACGATGTAGCCGTACTGGATTTCGTTCCAGCCGATCTGCGTCTGCAGAAACGGCGCCAGCACGCCAAGCACCTGGCGAT
This genomic window contains:
- a CDS encoding endo-1,4-beta-xylanase, producing MYLHIARIGLLLAASMASVAQAAPLAAGAAKFLGSAYSPQQAQGFAQYWNKLTPENGGKWGTVEAVRDQMDWRTLDTAYRFAKANGMPFQMHVMVWGNQQPEWIKSLRPAEQRREIEQWFAAVAQRYPDIDLLEVVNEPLNDPPSKDDTGGGNYLQALGGDGASGWEWVLQSFRLARQHFPHTRLMINDYSITNNAQATQKYLQIVRLLQRERLIDAIGIQEHAFETTSNVAMSVHRTNLDALAATGLPIYITEFDLDGPSDAQQLADYQRVFPIFWEHPAVRGITLWGFRPGLWRDKEAAYLVRGDGSERPALTWLRDYVAAHPGTPAP
- the uxaC gene encoding glucuronate isomerase, producing MSTSLPLTLHDDRLLPADPGTRAIARRVYAQIATLPIISPHGHTDPAWFATDAAFANATELLLVPDHYVFRMLYSQGIDLDALGIPRADGTRAPVDPRAAWRVFAAHFTLLRGTPSAVWLNHVFHTVFDLRIRLDAGTADHYYDHITAALQTPGFRPRALFERFNIEVIATTESPLDTLQHHAAIRDSGWAGRVVTAYRPDPVVDPEHEQFAGALQQFGALTGEDVLSWQGYLRAHRQRRAFFAAHGATSTDHGHPSAATADLSPGQAQRLFETVVRGTATPEQAELFRAQVLTEMAAMSLDDGLVMQLHPGCFRNHNRSLFARYGRDKGADIPMRTDYVHALKPLLDRHGNDPRLRLIVFTLDETSYSRELAPLAGHYPSLLLGPAWWFHDAPEGMWRFREQTLASAGFYNTVGFNDDTRAFLSIPARHDVARRVDSAFLAKLVAEHRLEEDEAVEVAMDLAYRLPKQAYKL
- a CDS encoding MFS transporter; translated protein: MSDVPAADAAGPRARLGRVRWRVCALLLAATTINYVDRQVLGVLAPFLQTQIGWNEIQYGYIVTAFQAAYALGLLCSGAVIDRFGTRVGYALAIGIWSLAAMGHALATSVVGFAIARFFLGLGESGNFPAALKTVAEWFPRRERALATGIFNSGSNIGAIVAPLLVPVIATAWGWQAAFLFTGVLSATWLLVWWCSYHPPEQQPGLSAAELAHIRSDAHEPVQTRLSWLQVLRHRQAWAFVLGKFITDPIWWFFLFWLPKFLHAEYGLSLLQLGAPLIVIFVLADIGSIAGGWMAGRFIARGWSVNRARKTAMLLCAVSVVPIVFAARADNLWLAVGLIGLATAAHQGWSANLFTLPSDMFPRHAVATVVGIGGFAGAVGGMLIATFIGFLLQATGSYVPVFLMAGSAYLLALAVVHALVPQLQPAQLPAATVTPPSS